CCGCCACGCAGGCGATCATGCAGGCATTGCAGCCGATACACGAATTCAGATCGATCGTCATGCCCCAGGCATATCCCGTGTATTGATACTTCGGGAAAAAGCCCATATCCTTGGAGGGCTCGGGCTCCTGCTCATGGACGTAGTTCGGGGTCTTCTTATACTCTTCGAATGTCGCCGACCGCACGGCTTCACGGCCCTCCATTGTAAAATGGATTTGCGTGCCAGCGAGTTGGTACGTGCTGCCAGTTTTGCGGACTTTCGCACCCGTTACGAACCAGCCATCCTTAGATGTCCGGACTAAACCAGCATCGAATCCCAGATTATTACCCACACGACCAGCGCGTCTGCGGCCGTAGCCCATTGGGAGCGTGATCGTATCGTCCGGATGTCCTGGAACAATCCAGACTGGCGCTTCGAGATGAAGGCCATTGACCTCGATATATACTATGTCCGACTCGTAGCTGCCACCCTTAAACTGCAGCGTCGCACTGAGGCCGAGCCGTTCAGCGGTCGCATTGCTCATGAGCGCCGCGTTATCCCAGGTCAGTTTGGTGATCGGTTTCGGCAATTCCTGCAACCAGCCTAGGTTCGCGTAGCGCCCATCCCATACGGAAGGATCCGGGCGGAACACCAGATCGAAACCAGACGCCTGCGCTACTGTGGACGGAACTCCAGATCCGCTCGGCTGCGCTGTCTTAAGTGCGATCGAGGTATTCTGGATCACACCATCATTAAGTGCACGCCGCCATGTCTTCTCAACATCGCCGCCCTTAACGCCGGAAGTCCAGTAATTTTTGACAATATCGTATGCTACCGCGGATGTATCTTTCGTGAAGGGTGAAAGGACTTCCTGTGATGTTTTACCTTGATAGAGCGGCGAAATCAGTGGCTGAATGATCGATGCGGTCCCATCCTGCGCGCGCGCATCGCTCCAGGATTCAAGAAAATGCGCTTCGGGAATGTGCCATTGCGCAAGTTCAGCAGTCTCATCGTAATACAAACCGTGATGCACGATGAATGGCACCTTCTTCATCGCTTGCGCGAAATTCAGATCGCGCGGTGCGGAGTAAACCGGATTGACTCCACCAAGGATTACCAGCGCCTCGACCTCACCCTTCGCCATATCCAGCGCGAGATCGGTAATAGACGCAAGATGATCGACAGGATTTGCATCGACCGGCTCGGAATAAAACACCGTTTGTCCGACATTTCCGAGCGCGGCGTTGATTTGATGCGCCAATGCGTGAACGTGTGGCGATTGCCACTCGCCAGCGATGACGATTGAGCGCCCGCGATACGAAAGAAGATCTTTCGCAACCGCATCAATGAAGGACTGCTGCTTTATGTGGCCTGCACCCGCTCCGCCAACTCCTAATCGATTTGCCAGCGCATCGACGACAGCCTCGAACTCACTCGGGCGTACCGAAACACGATTATCCGCATTGGAGCCCGTCGTTGTTGCCGTCGTCTCCATGACGTAAAGCCGGCTCATTTCGGTGCTCGAAGTACTGACTCTGCGCATCTGGGCCCAGTCACGAGCATACCGAACGCTCGCGGCGGAATCCATCATAAAATCGCTATCGAGCGAAAGAACGCGAAGAGCTTTGTCGAACCGGTAGTGCGGAGTGACCTGCGCACCGAATACGGCCTGCGAAGCATAAAACGCACTGCTGGATTTCGCCGGCTCCCATTGATGCCACTTGGCCTGCGGCAGATCGGCTAGGATGCCCTTGAGCATTGCATTGAGCGAGGGCGACGTGATCGATTCGGTCAAGAATCGGAGCCCAGCACCTTTTGTCCCGGTAAATCCACTTGCACGCCCGCTCATGGCGGTCACAAAGTCGCCCCAGGCGCGGATGTCACCAAGGTGGAGGATCGCTTGCGAGCGATCAGGATCGTACAATTCGAGAATCGCCGCCTGCGCAAAAATGTCGGTCGCGCCGAGGCTTGCCGGATGATCGGGATTGCCTTCAATCTTTGTCGGCCGGCCTTCATTACTGCGAACGAGCAAGCCCATGGCCCCACCCGATCGTGGCATGGCCGTGGCGAAATAGAGCGCCTTGCCTGGTACGATCTCCTCCGGCTGCTTGATGTACGGAATAATTTCTTCTTTGGGCTGCACCGTACAAGCCGCGAGCCCTGCAAGTCCGGCCGAGGCGCCCATCAACTTGAGGAATGAGCGGCGGCTGACCGGATCGACCAGAACCTCCATTTGGGATGGGTACTCGCGACGCACGAAGTTGTCAAACTCGGGCGTATCCGCAAGTTCCTCGAGGGAGCGCCAGTATTGCTTCTCCCCGGCTTTTGGAAGGCGCGATGAATCATCGGCAGCCTGGGCCAACGGGCCCGGTGTACCGAGAACTGGAAGGTCGAGTGTAATCCCGTTCATCTGTGGCAGGTTGAACAACTCGTTAATACGTCCGAACCGAGCACGTTGTACTCCTTTTTCAATTTCAATCCAAGCGCTTGTTGATTCGAAGGTGGCTCATAGGCCATGTTGAAGACCTGACTGCGAGGTCTCAGAAACTGCTCCGGCGCACGATGGCACTTAATGCACCACTCCATCTGGAGTGAGGCGACTTGCCGAACAAGCGGCATTTGATCCACGCGGCCATGGCACGTTGCACAGCCGACGCCTTTGTTAATGTGGATCGAATGGTTGAAGTAGACATAATCCGGAAGATCGTGAATGCGGGTCCACTTTATCGGGATTCCTGACTTCCAGCTTGCACGGACGGGCTCGAGATACGTCGTCGTGGCCCAAAGCTGCGTATGGCAATTCATGCAAGTTTTGGTCGGCGGCAACCCTGCGAAATTCGAACTCTCCACCGATGTATGGCAGTAGCGGCAGTCGATCCCATCGTCACCGACGTGATGCTTATGGCTGAATTGAACAGGCTGCGTCTTGACGACGTCCGATTGATTCCAGTAAGAAGATCGCGGAATGCCGATGAATACCGCGTAAACGGCGATCACAGCAAGCCCACCCGAGGCCATAATGGACGCTCGGGCGATCGAATTAGCACTTTTCGGGAATAATTGCCCCATCTCAGATCAATGCACTAAATGCACACATGATGACGCGCACGTGGAAAATATCCGGCGAAAAAAACGGCGCGACTGGTTCAGAGTGATTGCAAAAATACGACGGAAAGTTTCACTTCCCACAAAAATGTTTTTTTTTGTCCCACTCATGAGTGAGCAATCATGATTTTTGCTGCGACGAATTCGAGATGCTCGGCACTACCCGGCACACATTCCTCGTTATCCGCAGTATCACAAATAACTCACTATGAAGAATCTCACACTGCTGGCGACCTACCAGACCGAATTCGAAGCGGAACTCGTTCGCACCAAATTAGAACGGGAAGGCATCGAGGCGATGATCGAAGCGCAAGACCGTTCGAATGTTATGCCTTCGCTCGACTATGCCGGAGGAGTGCACGTCTATGTCGAACCCGAAGATTTCGATCGCGCTAAATCGATTCTCGAAGATACGACAGATGATCTGACCGACGAAATGGACACGGAACAAGCATAGGACCCAGTGGCCACAACAATTGTGTCGTGGCCACTTCCGGATTATCTTACAATTGTCGTGCGGCTCTCGGTTCGCTTGTTGGATGCTGCGCGCGCGAGGACGATAACCAGCACCAAAAATGCGATTGCTGCAATCGCGATGAGCAACCAGGTATTGCTATCCTGAGGTACCTCTGTGGTGGTCGTGGTTGTGCGTGAGCTGGAATGCTCGACGGCCCCACCGGAGGAACTGCTCGGCGCGGTGGATGGTGTGCTGGAAGAAGGCGAGCTGCTCGGCGCCGGCGCCGTTTGGTCACCTTGAGCGGCTACTCGGATTGAGC
This genomic window from Bacteroidota bacterium contains:
- a CDS encoding DUF2007 domain-containing protein translates to MKNLTLLATYQTEFEAELVRTKLEREGIEAMIEAQDRSNVMPSLDYAGGVHVYVEPEDFDRAKSILEDTTDDLTDEMDTEQA
- a CDS encoding cytochrome c3 family protein, whose translation is MGQLFPKSANSIARASIMASGGLAVIAVYAVFIGIPRSSYWNQSDVVKTQPVQFSHKHHVGDDGIDCRYCHTSVESSNFAGLPPTKTCMNCHTQLWATTTYLEPVRASWKSGIPIKWTRIHDLPDYVYFNHSIHINKGVGCATCHGRVDQMPLVRQVASLQMEWCIKCHRAPEQFLRPRSQVFNMAYEPPSNQQALGLKLKKEYNVLGSDVLTSCSTCHR
- a CDS encoding TAT-variant-translocated molybdopterin oxidoreductase encodes the protein MNGITLDLPVLGTPGPLAQAADDSSRLPKAGEKQYWRSLEELADTPEFDNFVRREYPSQMEVLVDPVSRRSFLKLMGASAGLAGLAACTVQPKEEIIPYIKQPEEIVPGKALYFATAMPRSGGAMGLLVRSNEGRPTKIEGNPDHPASLGATDIFAQAAILELYDPDRSQAILHLGDIRAWGDFVTAMSGRASGFTGTKGAGLRFLTESITSPSLNAMLKGILADLPQAKWHQWEPAKSSSAFYASQAVFGAQVTPHYRFDKALRVLSLDSDFMMDSAASVRYARDWAQMRRVSTSSTEMSRLYVMETTATTTGSNADNRVSVRPSEFEAVVDALANRLGVGGAGAGHIKQQSFIDAVAKDLLSYRGRSIVIAGEWQSPHVHALAHQINAALGNVGQTVFYSEPVDANPVDHLASITDLALDMAKGEVEALVILGGVNPVYSAPRDLNFAQAMKKVPFIVHHGLYYDETAELAQWHIPEAHFLESWSDARAQDGTASIIQPLISPLYQGKTSQEVLSPFTKDTSAVAYDIVKNYWTSGVKGGDVEKTWRRALNDGVIQNTSIALKTAQPSGSGVPSTVAQASGFDLVFRPDPSVWDGRYANLGWLQELPKPITKLTWDNAALMSNATAERLGLSATLQFKGGSYESDIVYIEVNGLHLEAPVWIVPGHPDDTITLPMGYGRRRAGRVGNNLGFDAGLVRTSKDGWFVTGAKVRKTGSTYQLAGTQIHFTMEGREAVRSATFEEYKKTPNYVHEQEPEPSKDMGFFPKYQYTGYAWGMTIDLNSCIGCNACMIACVAENNIPVVGKEQVARSREMHWIRVDRYYTGAADDPETYYQPVPCQQCEDAPCELVCPVDATSHSAEGLNDMVYNRCVGTRYCGNNCPYKVRRFNFLLYQDWTTPQYKMLRNPEVSVRSRGVMEKCTYCVQRIQTAKIDSEKEGRRVRDGEIITACEAACPTDAIVFGDINDPNSRVAKLKSDSRNYSLLGDLNTHPRTTYLGVVRNPNPEIKRELVKRTNSWEESA